One Neodiprion pinetum isolate iyNeoPine1 chromosome 1, iyNeoPine1.2, whole genome shotgun sequence genomic window carries:
- the EloB gene encoding elongin-B — protein sequence MDVFLMIRRKKTTIFTDAKDNTTVLELKKIIEGILKIAPANQQLYSKDNVIMSDNKFLSDYGMTSAVAKAQCPALVALALRQEGGQFEPLEMTPYSLPPDLPDVMKSQEANGKEQTP from the exons ATG GACGTATTCCTCATGATCAGGCGAAAGAAAACGACGATTTTCACAGACGCTAAAGACAACACTACCGTTcttgaattaaaaaagatCATAGAAG GTATACTGAAGATTGCTCCGGCGAATCAACAACTCTACAGCAAAGACAATGTCATCATGTCCGATAACAAATTTTTGTCGGATTACGGAATGACGTCGGCAGTGGCAAAAGCACAATGCCCTGCTCTGGTTGCTTTAGCCCTACGCCAAGAAGGGGGTCAGTTTGAACCTCTTGAAATGACACCTTACTCGTTACCACCTGATCTCCCTGATGTAATGAAATCCCAGGAAGCCAACGGCAAAGAACAAACTCCGTGA
- the LOC124224932 gene encoding WD repeat-containing protein 36, with protein MSHSKIFSGNRALGYVSNHIPVVTRYIQRRKENLIVTCVGKAFHTYGCSHFTLLSVSGVHDGEITCMTADAYHIYTASDNKIYAWRRGSELKHTYKGHECPIHILHPFGPHLISIDEDSNLKLWDIRSEENVLELNFANSIFQITTIVHPSTYINKILLGSEQGQLQIWNLKSAKMIYTFKGWSSPVSVLEQAPAVDVIAIGLANGKIVLHNIKYDESIVEFIQDWGLVTSIAFRSDGHPIMATGSLAGHVVFWNLEQRKVDCQLLNAHFGAVTGLNSLPNEPLIVTSSPDNSLKLWIFDLADGGARLLRIREGHAEPPTFIRFHGSNGHNILSAGGDSSLRIFSTITETYNKSLGRASFNRKASKKKSRAVEDPLIMPPITLFTSESTREKDWDNVAALHLGLGVVTTWSYDKIKMGELKLLPDRFKHNPSATATSLCITHCGNFVIIGYSTGHVDRFNIQSGIHRATYGGENGGHTAPVSGVAVDTLNQFVITAGRDATIKFWSFKQTKDSSPRTVIEVKEPVEWLRTHAETSLIALALEDLSIILIDLDTRRLVRHFNGHTSRITDATFSPDARWLITASMDCTIRTWDIPSAQLIDIFNVEEACTSLHFSPTGEYLATSHVCNLGIYLWSNRTLYSHVSLTSIPSDLSGPVLALPGSAPEPNQLSVDSEDRDGGENVEFVSPEQIHSKLITMSSLANSRWQNLLNIDIVKKRNKPKEAPKAPPAAPFFLPTIPSLEVQFDLGEATDKDQASKLLAPTNFDSLTVFGKLLQLSSETDDFSEVIERFKSLGPSAIDFEIQSLALHSGGSIVIMLQFLKMIRSMMKSKKDFELAQAYLGAFLKSHGETIAADQQLREYLPKVQKAQLASWTTLRDNLFYNLSVVQHLKRV; from the exons ATGTCGcacagtaaaatattttcgggAAACCGTGCGTTAGGCTACGTCAGTAACCACATTCCTGTAGTCACAAGGTACAttcaaagaagaaaagaaaatttaatagtAACATGCGTTGGAAAAGCATTTCACACTTACGGATGTTCCCATTTCACACTTTTGAGTGTGTCAGGTGTACATGACGGAGAAATAACTTGCATGACGGCGGATGCCTACCACATTTACACAGCGAGTGATAATAAGATATACGCATGGCGTCGTGGGTCAGAACTTAAGCACACGTACAAAGGACATGAATGTCCTATTCATATATTGCACCCGTTCGGACCCCACCTTATATCGATTGACGAGGACAGTAACCTGAAGCTGTGGGATATCAGATCGGAAGAAAATGTGCTGGAACTGAATTTTGCCAATAGCATTTTTCAGATCACAACAATTGTACATCCGAGCacgtacataaataaaatattacttGGTAGTGAACAGGGACAGCTTCAGATATGGAATTTGAAGAGTGCGAAAATGATTTACACTTTCAAGGGTTGGAGCTCACCAGTTAGTGTCTTGGAACAAGCCCCGGCAGTTGATGTGATAGCCATCGGCTTGGCAAATGGGAAAATTGTTCTGCACAACATAAAGTATGACGAATCTATTGTGGAATTTATCCAGGACTGGGGGCTGGTAACTTCGATTGCCTTTAGAAGCGACGGACATCCCATTATGGCTACGGGAAGTCTGGCAGGTCACGTGGTATTCTGGAATCTGGAACAAAGAAAGGTAGATTGTCAATTATTGAATGCTCATTTTGGGGCAGTAACTGGTTTAAACAGCCTACCAAATGAGCCTTTAATCGTCACCTCATCGCCGGATAATTCTCTTAAACTGTGGATATTTGACCTGGCTGATGGAGGAGCAAGGCTTTTGAGAATTCGCGAGGGCCATGCAGAACCACCAACTTTCATTAGATTCCACGGCAGTAATGGGCATAACATCCTGAGCGCCGGAGGCGATTCCTCGCTCAGAATATTTTCCACAATAACAGAAACGTATAATAAAAGCCTTGGAAGAGCATCATTCAACAGGAAAGCGTCTAAGAAGAAAAGCAGAGCTGTAGAAGATCCTCTGATCATGCCTCCAATAACACTTTTCACTTCGGAATCGACGAGGGAAAAGGATTGGGATAACGTAGCTGCGTTGCACCTCGGCCTTGGTGTTGTTACTACGTGGTCTTacgacaaaataaaaatgggaGAGCTTAAGTTATTGCCGGATAGATTTAAGCATAATCCAAGTGCCACAGCTACCAGCCTTTGCATTACACATTGTGGTAATTTCGTCATAATTGGGTACAGCACTGGCCATGTAGACAGATTTAACATACAATCAGGAATACATAGAGCCACATATGGTGGTGAAAATGGAGGGCATACAGCTCCAGTCAGCGGTGTTGCCGTTGATACGTTGAATCAGTTTGTAATCACAGCTGGACGTGATGCTACAATCAAATTTTGGTCGTTTAAACAAACTAAAG atTCTTCGCCACGCACTGTGATTGAAGTAAAGGAACCAGTGGAATGGCTTCGAACTCATGCAGAGACGTCACTTATTGCTTTAGCACTTGAGGATCTGAGTATCATACTTATAGATTTAGATACTCGACGTTTGGTTCGACATTTTAACGGTCACACTAGCCGCATCACAGATGCAACATTTAGTCCTGATGCGCGATGGTTGATAACTGCTTCTATGGACTGTACAATTCGGACTTGGGATATTCCCTCTGCTCAGCTCATAGACATTTTTAAT gTTGAAGAAGCTTGCACATCTTTACACTTTTCCCCAACCGGCGAATACCTTGCTACATCACACGTTTGTAATCTCGGAATTTACTTGTGGTCTAACCGAACCCTCTACTCTCATGTATCGTTAACATCAATACCATCAGATCTAAGTGGGCCAGTATTGGCACTACCAGGTTCTGCTCCAGAACCGAACCAGTTGTCTGTAGATTCTGAAGATCGAGATGGTGGTGAAAATGTCGAATTTGTCTCACCGGAACAAATCCACTCTAAGCTAATCACGATGTCATCTTTAGCTAACTCAAGATGGCAAAATTTACTAAACATAGacattgtgaaaaaaagaaacaagccAAAAGAGGCTCCAAAAGCTCCACCAGCTGCTCCTTTTTTCCTACCTACAATCCCGTCACTAGAAGTACAGTTTGATTTAGGAGAAGCAACCGACAAAGATCAAGCGAGCAAATTATTAGCACCAACGAATTTTGATAGTCTTACAGTATTTGGCAAATTGTTACAACTTTCTAGTGAGACGGATGACTTTTCGGAAGTTATCGAAAGGTTCAAATCTCTTGGACCCAGCGCcattgattttgaaatacaaTCTTTGGCATTACACTCCGGAGGATCGATTGTAATaatgttacaatttttaaaaatgatacgCTCaatgatgaaaagtaaaaaagattTCGAACTCGCTCAAGCATATCTTGGAGCATTTTTAAAGTCACACGGTGAAACGATAGCTGCAGACCAACAGTTGCGCGAGTATTTGCCAAAAGTACAAAAAGCGCAATTAGCGAGTTGGACAACCTTAAGGGATAACTTATTCTATAATCTCAGTGTCGTGCAGCATTTGAAAAGAGTGTAA
- the Ndc1 gene encoding nucleoporin NDC1, whose protein sequence is MTSELSTSAKCKEHLIWRMFMAIVTSVCVQFIFMTFVILIVNFRIMHPLTWIINTWNAVTCFRTWSYFLILATVIFLQGVICSKDYLTAPVYRKSRFSIVCNMFKPHNLLVGGLHILVGGVLVWLHLSLQDERLGLLTVNCDGEETCLVEENFFLLLGGFWIGFYFFVKSNFHTTHLQFPIVPRSKFSQIKGGIGYLLPHAAMNALSPVLCFIFFYYIDGGYCRETVLSIFSIKMKDVPLDTLYGLLNISLFFYTWLFTTLFLLTTYTMHLSFEAHLTQRMVFDIEQQSLFADQSSGMCLADALATDQVPIIQHLAYYDLVTLAQKEKPRRSILFTLSTPGGRPCNWNSIAVKCMGLLNSFTLEVNQACATNHKLLSGPTNTSTSGKLSETSYPYKMRNLTAARLLAPNLDSTIPPLPKQNSNGDLFITQFLRSKRQEFITYLLSVPMIRYVFEETLEEKIRYIFRNAQPVIWAAEGISSLIVISLKEDQYGVIQQDLPTIIRTLLSLKEALDKLHKANIFVKKSQSDDKEIRQMMMCLISTIKRSIYRITTTFKDYIEDLPLEPDIIGQLQSFLSYRE, encoded by the coding sequence ATGACTTCGGAACTTTCGACCAGCGCTAAATGCAAGGAACATTTAATATGGAGAATGTTTATGGCCATAGTGACCAGCGTCTGTgtacaatttatatttatgaCCTTCGTCATACTGATAGTAAATTTCCGAATAATGCATCCGCTGACATGGATCATAAATACGTGGAATGCAGTAACGTGCTTCCGGACTTGGAGTTACTTCCTTATTTTAGCCACGGTGATATTCCTGCAGGGTGTGATATGCAGTAAGGATTACTTAACAGCTCCCGTCTATCGAAAAAGCAGATTCTCGATCGTCTGTAACATGTTCAAACCACACAATTTGCTTGTTGGAGGATTGCACATATTAGTCGGTGGCGTGCTAGTCTGGCTTCATTTATCCCTGCAGGATGAACGCCTTGGTTTGCTGACCGTTAATTGCGACGGAGAAGAAACATGCCTCGttgaagaaaactttttcctaCTGCTCGGCGGCTTTTGGATCGGCTTTTACTTCTTtgtcaaatcaaattttcatacgaCACATCTACAGTTCCCCATTGTGCCCCGATCGAAGTTCTCTCAAATCAAAGGTGGAATTGGATACCTTCTACCACACGCTGCAATGAACGCCTTGTCACCTGTTCTATGCTTCATATTCTTTTACTATATCGATGGAGGATACTGCAGAGAAACTGTGCTTTCTATTTTCTCTATAAAAATGAAGGATGTACCGCTGGACACACTTTACGGACTGCTAAACATATCTCTGTTCTTTTATACCTGGCTATTCACCACTCTCTTCCTCCTAACAACATACACGATGCATTTGTCATTCGAAGCTCATCTGACACAAAGGATGGTTTTTGACATTGAACAGCAAAGCTTATTTGCCGATCAATCCTCTGGTATGTGTCTTGCGGACGCATTGGCCACCGACCAAGTACCTATCATACAACATTTGGCCTACTACGACTTGGTTACGCTGGCGCAGAAAGAGAAGCCACGCAGATCGATATTATTCACTCTCAGTACTCCAGGCGGTCGTCCATGCAACTGGAATAGTATAGCTGTAAAATGCATGGGGCTGTTGAACAGTTTTACTCTAGAAGTCAACCAAGCATGTGCTACAAATCACAAGTTGTTATCTGGGCCAACTAATACATCAACATCTGGAAAGTTGTCCGAAACGTCTTACCCTTACAAAATGAGAAATTTGACTGCTGCTAGACTCCTTGCGCCAAATTTGGACTCTACGATCCCTCCTCTGCCTAAACAAAACTCTAACGGAGATCTGTTCATCACTCAGTTTCTTAGGAGTAAACGACAGGAATTCATAACATACCTATTATCAGTGCCCATGATCAGATACGTATTTGAAGAGACTTTGGAAGAAAAGATACGTTATATATTCAGGAATGCTCAACCGGTTATATGGGCTGCGGAAGGTATTTCTTCGTTGATTGTGATTTCCCTTAAAGAGGATCAGTATGGGGTAATACAACAAGACTTGCCAACGATCATCAGAACTTTATTATCACTAAAGGAAGCTTTGGATAAATTACACAAGGCtaatatatttgtgaaaaaatcacaGAGTGACGACAAAGAGATAAGGCAAATGATGATGTGCTTAATAAgtacgattaagcgcagtatTTATAGAATTACCACCACATTTAAAGACTATATTGAGGACTTGCCGCTAGAACCAGATATTATAGGACAGCTGCAGAGCTTTCTATCTTATAGAGAGTAA
- the LOC124224935 gene encoding uncharacterized protein, whose translation MAGRSKRTRKNATQQDVAQDASTQTSPDKTSVQVIELQEEVQLLKQTVDRLMKTQLPNGRRHDNFPVLDKEQGHSLAAVVPSSQLNPETKEQQIGATIASPQINKILGKGCSCKGKCISKICGCVKKDIPCGEFCKCTHAKCQNKESNKENIPNPNVQDTLTGVADHVFNNLSVLTLKDHQTRVMNGTVGASNKTYKNIEKATKSIFSPDTPSAYKDEVPLDSLKLNTTFYLADAKKNLSYTSDSSVSPLGDRSHSNTTRTNNAGKKTKKNSGKSQTREDSDDDVELLIDPMKPTRQLPRTPITGSPQSFRLELSAAPISSPKDEVEEKPILPPEDFNAPVVNLEEHYAQLLPCKLCHRKFYPYRLQKHEASCKKL comes from the exons ATGGCTGGACGTAGTAAGCGGACACGTAAGAACGCTACTCAACAAGATGT CGCACAGGATGCGAGCACTCAAACAAGTCCAGATAAAACTTCAGTTCAAGTAATAGAATTGCAAGAAGAAGTACAATTACTGAAACAAACGGTTGACCGTTTAATGAAAACCCAATTGCCAAATGGAAGACGACATGATAATTTCCCCGTGCTTGATAAAGAACAGGGACATAGTCTAGCAGCTGTAGTACCCAGTTCACAGTTAAATCCCGAAACTAAGGAACAGCAGATTGGTGCAACAATAGCGAGTccacaaataaataaaatacttgGGAAAGGATGTAGTTGCAAAGGAAAATGTATAAGCAAAATTTGTGGTTGCGTGAAAAAAGACATTCCTTGTGGGGAATTTTGCAAGTGCACTCATGCTAAATGCCAGAACAAG GAATCGAACAAAGAAAATATCCCGAATCCAAATGTTCAGGACACATTGACTGGTGTGGCAGACCatgttttcaataatttgtcTGTACTTACACTCAAAGATCACCAAACGAGGGTTATGAATGGCACTGTGGGTGCATCGAATAAAACttataagaatattgaaaaagcAACAAAGAGTATTTTCAGTCCAGATACCCCTTCGGCATACAAAGACGAAGTTCCATTAGACAGTCTCAAATTAAATACCACGTTTTACTTGGCTgatgccaaaaaaaatttaagctACACATCCGATTCGTCTGTCTCACCACTAGGTGATAGGTCTCACTCAAATACAACAAGAACAAACAATGCAGGAAAAaagactaaaaaaaattctggaaagtCACAAACTCGAGAAGATTCTGATGAtgac gtGGAACTTTTAATTGATCCAATGAAGCCCACACGGCAGTTGCCTCGTACGCCCATCACAGGATCACCTCAAAGTTTTCGACTCGAACTATCAGCCGCACCTATTTCTTCTCCAAAAGACGAGGTTGAAGAAAAACCAATACTGCCGCCAGAAG attttaatGCACCGGTGGTGAATTTGGAAGAACACTATGCCCAGCTGCTTCCATGTAAGCTTTGCCATCGCAAGTTTTATCCGTATAGGCTACAAAAACATGAAGCCAGTTGCAAAAAGTTATGA